One Ooceraea biroi isolate clonal line C1 chromosome 6, Obir_v5.4, whole genome shotgun sequence genomic window carries:
- the LOC113562216 gene encoding uncharacterized protein LOC113562216, protein MEGMSVQEKTEMVLIYGECGRNIDDAVTLYAQRFPDRERSCASFFRVVKQFTTEGSVQPKKRKRRATVTGENNEIAVLAAVANNRHVSTREIARDLALSQTSVCKILKRHKYHPYHVSMHQELHGDDFHNRVTFCQWALEQKRRNPDFFRRVLFFDESAFTNHGTVNRHNMHYWSVENPHWLRQVEHQRPWSIKRLVWINWRQTHRPLFH, encoded by the coding sequence ATGGAAGGTATGTCTGTACAAGAGAAAACCGAAATGGTTTTgatttatggagaatgtgGCAGGAACATCGATGATGCTGTCACCCTTTATGCTCAGCGTTTTCCAGATAGGGAGCGGTCGTGCGCTTCTTTTTTCCGTGTTGTCAAACAGTTTACTACCGAAGGAAGTGTGCAACCCAAAAAAAGGAAGCGTAGAGCAACTGTCACTggagaaaataatgaaattgcaGTATTAGCTGCGGTGGCTAATAACCGCCATGTGAGCACTCGAGAAATAGCTCGCGATTTAGCATTGTCTCAGACTagtgtttgtaaaatattaaaacgtcATAAATATCATCCTTACCATGTGTCTatgcatcaagaacttcatggcGATGATTTCCATAATCGAGTGACGTTTTGTCAGTGGGCACTTGAACAGAAACGAAGAAACCCGGATTTCTTTCGTCGGGTACTTTTCTTTGACGAGTCGGCTTTCACGAACCACGGTACGGTTAATCGACACAACATGCATTATTGGAGTGTGGAAAACCCACACTGGTTGCGCCAAGTTGAACATCAGCGTCCTTGGTCTATTAAACGTTTGGTGTGGATTAATTGGCGACAAACTCATCGGCCCCTATTTCATTGA